A genomic stretch from Mastacembelus armatus chromosome 7, fMasArm1.2, whole genome shotgun sequence includes:
- the myt1b gene encoding myelin transcription factor 1: protein MKDCEFSEKENEFRGELVNQRWTRGERTSSRCQASQRLQSRRPIMMSVEGDDKRTRTRSKGIRVPIELVGQELSCPTPGCNGSGHISGRYSRHRSVLGCPIARKRRLEEAEAEGAERPASKRKSHPLKLALDEGFSTESDASSEADGEGEKDAEKTGEIKEEEETAVEKEMTDLQDEQTNGQEVETHSEQKEEDTYQKEENIFTADEEEECVIIEPEPELRAAPPAPEECQSPFQSTEEVANSLLHLSRVSSNNAPPVAIQQPVAMETEEDVSVATEGAEEVKDEQEEDMIDGDEVAQRVQVFEESSVLQKEAAEVEREEVEDDQGECEDKNSPMSPGNHRCLIEDIHPEQSRDEEEEDMAVPAQQRSPEGEDEEKDEDDHRDHDLPISDVPTAIRTITSTTAAQGIHIKTEDHKASPLEDYSSHRSSPLDKCDSHKTSPLQNYKASPPLSYSSHRASPLEDYFPDREQVKNYKFHKASSSASPDIIEVRSDKSEEKDFDDIDGDDERDDEDSLSQRSTVTDESEMFDMTRGNLGLLEQAIALKAEQVKPAGPRDLLHTPDTHHQRYFTMDDRPKHLDAIRKSYFSKESSRPEKREIKCPTPGCDGTGHVTGLYPHHRSLSGCPHKDRIPPEILAMHENVLKCPTPGCTGQGHVNSNRNTHRSLSGCPIAAAEKLSKSHDKQHLAQPSSEHLKGSPNDRVLRPMCFVKQLEVPQYGSYRPNMAPATPRANLAKELEKYSKVSFDYASFDAQVFGKRMLAPKMPTSETSPKAFKTKPSFPKSSSPSLSLHGYGKSSTLTYDYSHEAEAAHMAATAILNLSTRCWEKPENLSTKPQNKEMDIEVDENGTLDLSMKKPIKREGSLSGTSPGVRSPDPSSSSSSSLHHSGSSGMTSPNLQSYKQEDWEGPLDYTKPNRQREEEMDEMEHTGQSFVSSDAEDCDMMQDSLEERKYPGEVTTPSFKVKFQPKDTKKELLSCPTPGCDGSGHITGNYASHRRCPTPGCDGSGHITGNYASHRSLSGCPRAKKSGIKTPTKDNQEDSELLKCPVPGCDSLGHISGKYATHRSAYGCPLAARRQKEGLLNGTPFNWKAFKTEGPTCPTPGCDGSGHANGSFLTHRSLSGCPRALYAKKKAKFPTEEYLSTKFRASDVLDNDEDIKQLNKEINDLNESNNEMEADMVNLQTQISSMEKNLKSIEHENKMIEEQNEALFMELSGLSHALIRSLANIRLPHMQEPITEQNFDSYVSTLTDMYTNKDCFQSPENKALLESINKAVKGIKV, encoded by the exons TTCCTATTGAGCTTGTAGGACAAGAGCTGAG CTGCCCCACCCCTGGATGCAATGGCTCTGGCCATATCAGTGGGAGATACTCACGACACAGAAG TGTTTTGGGTTGCCCCATAGCCAGAAAGCGTCGCCTGGAAGAAGCAGAGGCAGAGGGAGCAGAGCGACCTGCCTCAAAGAGGAAGTCCCACCCCCTGAAACTGGCCCTGGACGAGGGCTTCAGCACAGAAAGTGATGCCAGCAGTGAGGCTGACGGCGAGGGAGAGAAGGatgcagaaaaaacaggagaaatcaaggaggaggaagagacagCTGTAGAGAAGGAGATGACAGACTTGCAGGATGAACAGACAAATGGACAAGAAGTGGAGACACACAGTGAACAGAAGGAGGAAGACACATATCAGAAAGAGGAGAACATATTTACAGCTGATGAAG AGGAGGAGTGTGTGATCATCGAGCCCGAGCCCGAGCTCAGAGCAGCACCACCTGCACCCGAGGAGTGTCAGTCTCCTTTTCAGAGCACTGAAGAGGTAGCCAACTCTCTCCTCCACCTTAGTCGGGTCTCCAGCAACAATGCTCCACCTGTGGCCATTCAGCAGCCTGTTGCTATGGAGACTGAGGAGGATGTCAGCGTGGCAACTGAAGGGGCTGAAGAAGTAAAGGATGAGCAGGAGGAGGACATGATTGATGGGGATGAGGTGGCTCAAAGAGTTCAAGTATTTGAGGAGTCATCTGTTTTGCAGAAGGAGGCAGCTGAAGTtgagagggaggaggtggaggatgaCCAAGGAGAGTGTGAAGACAAGAACAGCCCCATGAGCCCAGGGAACCACCGGTGTCTGATCGAAGACATCCATCCTgaacagagcagagatgaagaggaggaagacatGGCAGTGCCAGCACAGCAGAGGAGCCCAGagggggaggatgaggagaaagatGAAGATGACCACAGGGACCATGATCTTCCCATTTCTGATGTGCCAACTGCCATTCGCACCATCACCAGCACCACAGCAGCTCAGGGAATACACATCAAGACTGAAGACCACAAGGCCAGTCCTCTAGAGGACTACAGTTCACACAGGTCAAGCCCCCTTGACAAATGTGACTCTCATAAAACAAGCCCACTTCAAAACTACAAGGCCAGCCCTCCTTTAAGCTATAGCTCCCACAGGGCCAGCCCACTGGAGGACTATTTCCCTGACAGAGAACAAGTCAAGAACTACAAATTCCACAAAGCTTCATCCTCGGCCTCTCCTGATATTATTGAGGTACGATCAGATAAGTCAGAGGAGAAGGACTTTGACGACATTGATGGGGACGATGAGCGTGATGATGAAGACAGCCTGTCACAGCGTTCAACCGTGACCGATGAGTCGGAGATGTTTGACATGACCCGGGGGAACCTGGGCCTGCTGGAGCAAGCAATTGCCCTGAAGGCAGAGCAGGTGAAACCAGCTGGGCCCAGAGACCTGCTCCACACCCCAGATACCCACCACCAGCGATACTTCACCATGGATGACAGGCCCAAACACCTGGACGCCATCCGCAAGAGCTACTTCAGCAAAG AGAGTAGTAGGCCAGAGAAGAGGGAGATCAAGTGTCCCACCCCGGGCTGTGATGGGACGGGTCACGTGACTGGTCTATACCCCCACCACCGCAGCCTGTCAGGCTGTCCGCACAAGGACAGGATCCCCCCGGaga TTCTGGCTATGCATGAGAATGTCCTGAAGTGTCCAACACCTGGCTGCACCGGTCAGGGCCACGTTAACAGCAACCGCAACACACACCGCAG TCTTTCTGGATGCCCCATTGCTGCTGCAGAGAAGCTGTCCAAGAGCCATGACAAGCAGCATCTCGCTCAGCCAAGCAGTGAACACCTCAAAGGAAGCCCCAATGACAGAGTGTTAAG GCCCATGTGCTTTGTGAAGCAGCTGGAGGTGCCCCAGTACGGCAGCTATAGGCCCAACATGGCACCCGCCACGCCTCGTGCCAACCTGGCCAAGGAGCTGGAGAAGTACTCCAAGGTGTCCTTCGATTATGCAAGCTTTGACGCTCAAGTGTTTGGGAAGCGCATGCTAGCTCCAAAGATGCCCACCAGCGAAACCTCACCCAAAGCCTTCAAAA cTAAGCCGTCATTCCCCAAGTCCTCATCGCCCAGCCTCAGTCTCCACGGTTATGGGAAGAGCTCCACTTTGACCTACGACTACTCCCATGAAGCCGAGGCCGCTCACATGGCAGCCACTGCCATCCTCAACCTGTCCACACGCTGCTGGGAAAAGCCTGAGAACCTCAGCACCAAGCCCCAAAACAAG GAAATGGACATTGAGGTGGATGAGAACGGCACCCTGGACCTGAGTATGAAGAAGCCTATTAAACGAGAGGGCAGTCTGTCTGGCACCAGCCCAGGGGTTCGGTCCCCAGacccttcttcctcctcctcatcctcgcTCCATCACAGTGGCAGCAGTGGGATGACATCACCGAACCTACAATCCTACAAGCAGGAGGACTGGGAGGGTCCACTGGATTACACCAAGCCCAACCGCCAAAGGGAGGAGGAAATGGATGAG ATGGAGCACACTGGCCAGTCTTTCGTCTCGTCTGATGCAGAGGACTGTGACATGATGCAGGACAGTCTGGAGGAGAGGAAGTACCCAGGAGAGGTCACAACCCCAAGCTTCAAGGTCAAGTTCCAGCCCAAGGACACCAAGAAAGAGCTGCTGTC GTGCCCTACACCTGGTTGTGACGGCAGCGGGCACATCACTGGAAACTATGCGTCCCATCGCAG ATGTCCCACTCCAGGATGTGATGGCTCAGGTCACATCACAGGAAACTACGCCTCCCACCGAAg tctctCTGGGTGCCCGCGTGCCAAGAAAAGTGGAATTAAAACTCCTACCAAGGACAACCAGGAGGACTCCGAGCTTTTAAA ATGCCCGGTGCCGGGCTGCGACAGTCTGGGCCATATCAGCGGGAAGTACGCCACGCACCGTAGCGCGTATGGGTGTCCGCTGGCAGCCCGCAGACAGAAGGAGGGTCTCCTGAATGGCACACCCTTCAACTGGAAGGCCTTTAAGACGGAGGGGCCAACTTGTCCCACCCCTGGCTGCGACGGCTCTGGGCATGCTAACGGAAGCTTCCTCACACACCGCAG cCTTTCAGGATGCCCCAGGGCCTTGTATGCCAAGAAGAAGGCCAAGTTCCCCACAGAAGAATACCTGAGCACCAAGTTCAGAGCCAGTGATG TTTTGGACAACGATGAGGACATCAAGCAGCTCAACAAAGAGATCAATGACCTCAACGAATCCAACAATGAAATGGAAGCTGACATGGTGAACCTGCAGACTCAG ATCTCCTCCATGGAGAAGAACCTGAAAAGCATTGAGCATGAGAACAAGATGATCGAGGAGCAGAATGAGGCTCTGTTCATGGAGCTTTCTGGTCTCAGCCATGCCCTGATCCGCAGCCTGGCCAACATACGCCTGCCACACATG CAGGAGCCAATCACTGAGCAGAACTTTGACAGCTATGTGAGCACCCTGACCGACATGTACACCAACAAGGACTGCTTCCAGAGCCCCGAGAACAAGGCTCTGCTGGAGAGCATCAACAAGGCTGTGAAGGGCATCAAAGTCTGA